A single window of Oceanococcus atlanticus DNA harbors:
- the rlmKL gene encoding bifunctional 23S rRNA (guanine(2069)-N(7))-methyltransferase RlmK/23S rRNA (guanine(2445)-N(2))-methyltransferase RlmL — MSEYFATCPRGAEQLLAAELARLGVDDPQPTRGGVAFSSTAADVAYRVCLYSALHQRLLLILGRFQARTPDELYAGVQQVDWSEHLAVDGTLRIDAKLRDTELGKPHFAALRAKDAIVDQFRARFDQRPSIRMRSPDLRIDLFVHRQSVQLATDLTGVWKAETPSGAVGDGIDAALVLGVLKQWPADVVIAGAAHVDVIAQAAMRASAAAPGLLKHDFGFAGWLGHVPARWQRLCDEARQAQHAAPDEQHPRIHVYEPDLKRLGRARRHAKALGLEAWVQWHDQGAWKMKPPAASGVLLVCPSRDDSAQQAAVEHAARSRFEGWQVVHRSESGETQGRAWRGKAQQVLKVSRGKRYMQVQLFDLSTHTRPLAASPAPRQPVAETLAEPTVEPAPDLINRLGKNHKHLRRWALREGVDCYRLYDADLPEYAAAVDLYHGDALWAVIQEYAAPAKLPDAVAAERLQQVVDGVRRVLDLPPQRVVVKTRQRQRGQAQYEKLGRDGDFHVVQEGGLKLLVNFTDYLDTGLFLDHRSVRAELGRQAPDRHVLNLFAYTGVATLHMVAGGAKSSTTVDMSRTYLSWAKRNLLLNGLHGNQHQFVQADCLHWLAEQAKDPASKRYGLIFMDPPTFSRSKRMQDTLDIQRDHVSLIRQAVTLLRPGGELFFSNNFRRFKLDEAALSDLVIRDITAATLPEDFKRRPRIHYCYRIQRA, encoded by the coding sequence ATGTCTGAATATTTCGCAACCTGTCCACGTGGTGCTGAGCAGCTGCTCGCGGCTGAGCTGGCGCGCCTGGGTGTGGATGATCCGCAGCCCACCCGTGGTGGTGTGGCGTTCAGCAGTACGGCGGCGGATGTGGCTTACCGGGTGTGCCTGTATTCGGCGTTGCATCAGCGTTTGCTGCTGATACTCGGGCGTTTTCAGGCGCGCACCCCGGATGAGCTGTATGCCGGGGTGCAGCAGGTCGACTGGTCGGAGCACCTGGCGGTGGACGGTACCCTGCGCATTGATGCCAAGTTGCGTGACACCGAGCTGGGCAAGCCGCATTTCGCGGCCTTGCGGGCCAAGGATGCCATTGTTGATCAGTTTCGCGCGCGCTTTGATCAGCGCCCGTCGATTCGGATGCGCAGCCCGGATCTGCGCATTGATCTGTTCGTGCACCGTCAGTCGGTCCAGCTGGCCACTGACCTTACCGGCGTGTGGAAGGCCGAAACACCTTCCGGCGCCGTGGGCGATGGCATTGATGCGGCGCTGGTGCTGGGCGTGCTCAAGCAGTGGCCGGCCGACGTGGTGATCGCCGGAGCCGCCCATGTGGATGTCATCGCCCAGGCGGCAATGCGCGCCTCGGCGGCCGCGCCCGGCTTGCTCAAACATGATTTCGGTTTTGCTGGCTGGCTCGGCCATGTACCGGCGCGATGGCAGCGCCTGTGCGACGAGGCGCGTCAGGCCCAGCACGCCGCACCGGATGAGCAGCATCCGCGCATCCATGTCTACGAGCCCGATCTCAAGCGTTTGGGGCGGGCGCGTCGACACGCCAAAGCCCTCGGTCTTGAAGCCTGGGTGCAGTGGCATGATCAGGGCGCCTGGAAGATGAAGCCGCCAGCCGCCAGCGGTGTTTTGCTGGTCTGCCCGTCGCGTGATGACAGTGCCCAGCAGGCCGCGGTCGAGCATGCTGCGCGCAGCCGTTTTGAGGGTTGGCAGGTGGTACACCGCAGCGAGTCCGGCGAAACCCAGGGGCGGGCCTGGCGTGGCAAGGCGCAGCAGGTGCTGAAAGTCAGTCGCGGCAAACGCTATATGCAGGTTCAGCTGTTCGACCTGAGCACGCATACGCGACCCCTCGCGGCGTCGCCGGCGCCGCGCCAGCCCGTGGCGGAAACGCTTGCTGAGCCGACCGTCGAGCCGGCCCCCGATCTGATCAATCGCTTGGGCAAGAATCACAAGCATCTGCGTCGCTGGGCATTGCGCGAAGGGGTCGATTGCTATCGCCTCTACGATGCTGATTTGCCCGAATATGCGGCCGCAGTCGATCTGTATCACGGCGATGCGTTGTGGGCCGTCATCCAGGAATATGCGGCGCCGGCCAAGCTGCCTGACGCGGTTGCTGCCGAGCGTTTGCAGCAGGTCGTTGATGGTGTGCGGCGGGTGCTGGACCTGCCGCCGCAGCGTGTGGTGGTGAAGACGCGCCAACGCCAGCGTGGTCAGGCGCAATATGAAAAGCTGGGGCGCGATGGTGATTTCCACGTGGTCCAGGAAGGCGGGTTGAAGTTGCTGGTCAACTTCACCGATTACCTCGACACCGGCCTGTTTCTTGATCATCGCAGCGTGCGTGCGGAGCTCGGACGCCAAGCCCCGGACCGGCACGTGCTGAACCTGTTCGCCTACACCGGTGTTGCCACGCTGCACATGGTTGCAGGTGGGGCCAAGTCGAGCACCACGGTGGACATGTCGCGCACCTATCTGTCGTGGGCCAAGCGCAATCTGCTGCTCAACGGCCTGCACGGCAATCAGCACCAGTTCGTGCAGGCCGATTGTCTGCACTGGCTGGCCGAACAGGCCAAGGACCCGGCGAGCAAACGCTATGGTTTGATCTTCATGGATCCGCCGACCTTTTCGCGCTCCAAGCGCATGCAGGATACGCTCGATATCCAGCGCGATCATGTGAGCCTGATCCGCCAGGCGGTGACCTTGTTGCGGCCTGGAGGCGAGCTGTTCTTCTCCAACAATTTCCGCCGTTTCAAGCTGGACGAGGCGGCGCTGAGCGATCTGGTCATCCGTGACATCACGGCGGCCACCTTGCCCGAGGACTTCAAACGGCGACCGCGCATCCACTACTGCTATCGCATACAGCGCGCCTGA
- a CDS encoding TetR family transcriptional regulator, with protein MARKTKAEALETRNLILDTAEQVFRKQGVSHTSLNDIAAAAGVTRGAIYGHFRNKVDLFNQMHERIHTPIQALADESANPDEPDPLGQLRNLLVTVLQHTVSDPHQQRVLDVLFLRCEQIECMGPIIELHNQYYRDGVARTQRTLENAIRRGQLPSQLDTRTASLAVHAWIRGLLTNWLFAPDLFDLEAQAEQLVDGFLDSLKLSTAFLKRDDGVPAVQNQPG; from the coding sequence ATGGCCCGAAAAACCAAAGCCGAAGCGCTGGAAACCCGCAATCTGATTCTTGATACCGCCGAACAGGTGTTTCGCAAGCAAGGGGTGTCGCACACCTCCTTGAACGACATCGCGGCGGCCGCCGGCGTGACACGCGGGGCCATCTATGGCCATTTCCGCAACAAGGTGGATTTGTTCAATCAGATGCACGAACGCATCCACACGCCGATTCAGGCGCTGGCGGATGAGTCGGCCAATCCGGATGAACCGGATCCGCTAGGCCAGCTGCGCAATCTGCTAGTGACGGTGTTGCAGCACACCGTGAGCGATCCGCATCAACAGCGCGTGCTCGACGTGCTGTTCCTGCGTTGCGAACAGATCGAGTGCATGGGCCCGATCATCGAGCTGCACAATCAGTACTACCGGGATGGCGTTGCGCGCACCCAGAGAACTTTGGAAAACGCGATACGGCGCGGGCAATTGCCGAGTCAGCTCGACACTCGCACCGCATCACTGGCCGTGCATGCGTGGATACGCGGCCTGCTCACCAACTGGCTGTTCGCTCCCGACCTGTTCGACCTGGAAGCCCAGGCCGAACAGTTGGTTGACGGGTTTCTGGACAGCCTCAAGCTGAGCACTGCATTTCTCAAGCGCGACGACGGCGTCCCAGCAGTACAAAACCAGCCAGGCTGA
- a CDS encoding S8 family serine peptidase, with product MTKTMPWGAALLAGALVWAGAASADDNKMTPQLLERASTGAVSVVVEMRDQADLSGAAAIRDKAAKGAFVVSRLKTHAQSTQAPVRSVLEAAGVSYQSYWLANVVHLDAAAPVLRQLAALPGVAAIHAVAKPDFSQAPAPMTPKDEDELEMSIEPGIQLVGAPAVWDLGIRGQGVVVGDHDIGVEWEHPALIRQYRGWDGLNADHSYNWHNAFGALDPFCSDPAVPCDSHGHGTHTTGTMVGDDGAGMRIGMAPEAQWMACRSLLDPVVGVGTLPTYLDCMQWFVAPYPAGEPDMADPSQAPDVINNSWGCVEACPPDILKAANEATEAAGIVQVVSAGNDGQGEDLSCYTLLFPLAIYESSFTVGASDFEDQMASFSSRGPVLSDLSMRTKPDVTAPGVGVLSSTIDGEYAAYSGTSMAGPHVAGLVALLISAEPSLRGQVALIRQIIESTAIPLQTEENCGGTAEGEKSNVFGSGRIDALAAVLAAPGMLDEASGDGNSDEPPQSGGARGDAGVRGGGALGLWLFSLAGFVLLGRRRRA from the coding sequence GTGACGAAAACAATGCCGTGGGGAGCAGCCCTGCTGGCCGGCGCTCTGGTGTGGGCAGGGGCAGCATCCGCAGACGACAACAAAATGACGCCGCAATTGCTTGAGCGCGCCAGCACTGGTGCGGTCAGCGTGGTGGTGGAAATGCGTGATCAGGCCGATCTGTCCGGCGCCGCCGCAATCCGCGATAAGGCGGCCAAGGGGGCGTTCGTGGTCTCGCGCCTGAAGACGCATGCGCAGAGCACGCAGGCGCCGGTTCGCAGTGTGCTCGAGGCCGCGGGTGTGTCATACCAGTCGTACTGGCTGGCCAATGTGGTGCATTTGGACGCGGCTGCGCCTGTGCTGCGTCAGCTCGCCGCATTGCCGGGTGTGGCTGCCATCCATGCCGTGGCCAAGCCGGATTTCAGTCAGGCGCCGGCGCCGATGACGCCCAAGGACGAAGACGAGCTTGAGATGAGCATCGAACCAGGGATTCAACTGGTTGGCGCTCCGGCGGTCTGGGATCTGGGTATTCGTGGCCAGGGCGTGGTGGTGGGTGATCACGACATCGGCGTGGAATGGGAGCACCCGGCGCTGATCCGGCAGTACCGTGGTTGGGATGGTCTGAATGCCGACCACAGCTACAACTGGCACAACGCGTTCGGTGCGCTGGATCCGTTCTGCAGTGATCCGGCGGTGCCCTGCGATTCGCATGGCCATGGCACCCACACCACCGGCACCATGGTTGGGGATGATGGAGCCGGCATGCGCATCGGCATGGCGCCCGAAGCGCAATGGATGGCCTGTCGTTCGCTGCTTGATCCGGTGGTCGGGGTGGGCACGTTGCCGACCTATCTGGATTGCATGCAGTGGTTTGTAGCGCCGTACCCGGCAGGTGAGCCGGACATGGCCGACCCGAGCCAAGCGCCTGATGTGATCAACAATTCCTGGGGCTGTGTCGAGGCCTGCCCGCCTGACATTCTCAAGGCTGCCAATGAAGCCACCGAGGCGGCCGGCATCGTGCAGGTTGTTTCCGCCGGTAACGATGGCCAGGGCGAAGACCTGAGCTGCTACACCTTGTTGTTCCCGCTGGCCATCTACGAGAGCAGCTTCACCGTCGGGGCGAGCGATTTCGAAGACCAGATGGCGAGCTTTTCCAGTCGCGGTCCGGTGCTGTCGGATCTGTCCATGCGCACCAAGCCGGATGTGACGGCGCCCGGGGTTGGGGTGCTGTCATCCACCATCGATGGAGAATATGCCGCGTATTCCGGAACCAGCATGGCCGGGCCGCATGTTGCAGGCCTGGTGGCATTGCTGATTTCGGCCGAGCCGTCGCTGCGCGGCCAGGTTGCGCTGATCCGTCAGATCATCGAAAGCACTGCTATTCCGCTGCAGACCGAAGAAAACTGTGGCGGCACGGCCGAGGGCGAAAAGAGCAATGTCTTCGGCAGCGGTCGTATTGATGCGCTGGCCGCGGTGCTGGCGGCGCCGGGCATGCTGGATGAGGCCTCGGGCGACGGCAACAGCGATGAGCCGCCGCAGTCCGGTGGTGCGCGTGGTGATGCTGGCGTGCGCGGTGGTGGCGCTTTGGGCCTGTGGCTGTTCAGCCTGGCTGGTTTTGTACTGCTGGGACGCCGTCGTCGCGCTTGA
- a CDS encoding DUF2946 family protein — protein MDERVKRALQQWPNVPDVYGWLSLTRRGQWLLRNESVTNPNLIAFINRNYGPLDDGGYAFQNGPQRVHVALEATPWIARIAQPEADRLALEDHTGQPLDVIERFWISADGDVIAQTARGPALVHDQDLMALTRWLRDKDGHSLSDEALPEVLDKPENAGLTVLLGKDPIAVKHLGNTTLTAHFGFEAQPQKPA, from the coding sequence ATGGACGAACGCGTCAAACGCGCCCTGCAGCAATGGCCTAACGTACCCGATGTCTACGGCTGGCTCAGCCTGACCCGACGCGGCCAGTGGCTGCTGCGCAATGAATCTGTGACCAACCCCAACCTGATTGCGTTCATCAACCGCAATTACGGCCCGCTCGATGACGGTGGCTACGCCTTCCAGAATGGTCCGCAACGGGTGCATGTGGCTCTCGAAGCCACACCGTGGATTGCGCGCATCGCCCAGCCCGAGGCGGACAGACTAGCGTTGGAAGACCATACCGGGCAGCCGCTGGATGTCATTGAGCGCTTCTGGATCAGCGCAGATGGCGATGTCATCGCGCAAACTGCGCGCGGCCCTGCACTGGTTCACGATCAGGACCTGATGGCGCTGACCCGCTGGTTGCGCGACAAGGACGGCCACAGCCTCTCCGACGAAGCCCTGCCTGAGGTGCTGGACAAGCCTGAAAACGCAGGTCTGACGGTGCTTTTGGGCAAAGACCCTATTGCGGTGAAGCATCTGGGCAACACCACGTTGACCGCCCACTTCGGCTTTGAAGCGCAGCCACAAAAACCGGCCTGA
- a CDS encoding MFS transporter — protein MRPLPPGFARHRWTGFTLLAVTFVLGFFHRIAPGVVAPDLMASFSISAAALGTLAAVYYYIYTLLQIPAGILSDTLGPRYTVGLAGLIAAMGTVMFGLAEDFTTASIGRMLVGLGVSFTFVGLMKFNTLWFPENRYGVVSGLTLLIGNAGAVLAATPLALVLNVATWREVFVGVGVVGALLAASTLLLLRNHPRDAGYPDIQTLQGLPPHPPAHRHWSRELYGALSNRHVWPVFLVMFGLVGTALAFVGLWCVPMMQDVHGASRTAAANCATVMLIATAVGSFFGGTVSDALGRRRPMVVVCALGVLASWLGLLFLPWTPGWSAWLLLGLLGLCAGGSTVSYAVAKEVAPPLFAGMSIAVANTGLFAGAAVAQPLFGWAMDVLWQGELVNQLRVYEWIDYRRGLYLSAGLALMGLLVSLTLKETYCRNINWKPADHG, from the coding sequence ATGCGCCCACTTCCCCCTGGTTTTGCCCGTCATCGCTGGACCGGCTTCACGCTGCTGGCGGTCACCTTTGTGCTTGGCTTTTTCCATCGCATCGCACCGGGTGTGGTGGCGCCCGACCTGATGGCCAGCTTCAGTATTTCAGCCGCTGCGCTGGGCACTCTGGCGGCGGTGTATTACTACATCTACACCTTGCTGCAGATTCCTGCCGGCATCCTGTCGGATACCCTGGGGCCGCGTTACACCGTGGGCCTGGCCGGGCTGATTGCGGCCATGGGGACCGTGATGTTCGGGCTGGCCGAGGATTTCACCACCGCCTCGATCGGGCGCATGCTGGTGGGCTTGGGGGTCTCCTTCACCTTTGTTGGTCTGATGAAGTTCAACACCCTGTGGTTTCCCGAGAATCGCTACGGGGTGGTGTCCGGACTGACGCTGCTGATCGGCAATGCCGGAGCGGTGCTGGCCGCAACGCCGCTGGCCCTGGTGCTGAATGTCGCAACCTGGCGCGAGGTGTTCGTTGGGGTGGGTGTGGTCGGTGCACTGCTGGCGGCCTCGACCTTGCTGCTGCTGCGCAACCACCCGCGCGATGCCGGCTATCCCGACATCCAGACGCTGCAGGGTTTGCCCCCGCATCCGCCGGCACACCGGCACTGGAGTCGCGAGCTGTACGGGGCGCTGAGCAATCGCCACGTGTGGCCGGTGTTCCTGGTCATGTTCGGCCTGGTCGGCACCGCCCTGGCGTTTGTCGGTCTGTGGTGCGTGCCCATGATGCAGGACGTGCACGGCGCCTCGCGCACGGCCGCGGCCAATTGCGCCACGGTCATGCTGATTGCCACCGCAGTGGGTTCGTTCTTTGGCGGCACGGTCTCCGATGCGCTGGGGCGTCGCCGCCCCATGGTGGTGGTGTGCGCGCTGGGCGTGCTGGCCAGCTGGCTGGGCTTGCTGTTTCTGCCCTGGACGCCAGGCTGGTCGGCCTGGCTGTTGCTGGGCCTGCTGGGTCTGTGTGCCGGTGGCAGCACGGTCTCTTACGCGGTGGCCAAGGAAGTCGCGCCCCCGCTGTTTGCGGGCATGTCGATCGCCGTGGCCAACACCGGCCTTTTCGCCGGCGCGGCGGTGGCCCAGCCGCTGTTTGGGTGGGCTATGGACGTGCTGTGGCAGGGTGAGCTGGTCAATCAGCTGCGTGTGTACGAGTGGATCGATTACCGCCGTGGGCTGTATCTTTCCGCCGGGCTGGCCTTGATGGGGCTGCTGGTCAGCCTCACCCTGAAAGAAACATACTGCCGCAACATCAACTGGAAACCCGCTGATCATGGTTGA
- a CDS encoding efflux RND transporter periplasmic adaptor subunit encodes MSCSPIARGRVRSHIHPAALLLLAVAGVTACSDSSAPPSDESAELQVGVFTLRNQAVEVTTDLPGRTTPYRVAQVRPQVGGVIQQRRFEEGARVEAGELLYQLDDKVYRAQVEQAKAELDKAQATVQSVEANTRRIREVVGSGAVSQQEFDDARARLAEAKADVELARARLETARIDLEYTRIAASIDGRIGRSFVTEGALVTANQSAELAQITQLDPIYVDIPRSSAEVLALRQALAEGRLQQAESGRTQVRLMLEDGSEYSHSGELQFSDVTVDRDTGSVTLRAIFPNPDHQLLPGMYVQARVTEGVQTQALLVPQQGVTRDRQGQATALRVNADGSVEKRVLQADKAIGQFWLISEGLSAGDQVIVNQLQRVSPGDQVTTEDAGIQPYAAAGEQGARLSAATEASNG; translated from the coding sequence ATGTCCTGTTCTCCGATTGCGCGTGGCCGCGTTCGGTCGCATATCCATCCTGCGGCACTGCTGCTGCTGGCAGTCGCCGGCGTGACCGCTTGCAGCGATTCGTCAGCGCCGCCGAGTGATGAGTCGGCGGAGTTGCAGGTGGGGGTGTTCACCCTGCGCAACCAGGCGGTTGAGGTCACCACCGATCTGCCGGGGCGCACCACGCCTTACCGGGTGGCTCAGGTGCGCCCGCAGGTTGGCGGCGTTATCCAGCAGCGGCGCTTTGAAGAGGGTGCGCGGGTTGAGGCCGGTGAGCTGCTGTATCAACTGGACGACAAGGTGTATCGCGCTCAGGTCGAGCAGGCCAAGGCGGAGCTGGACAAGGCGCAGGCCACGGTACAGTCGGTTGAAGCCAATACCCGGCGCATTCGCGAGGTGGTTGGCAGCGGCGCCGTCAGTCAGCAGGAATTTGACGACGCACGCGCGCGGCTGGCCGAAGCCAAGGCCGACGTGGAGCTGGCCAGGGCGCGTCTGGAAACGGCGCGCATAGATCTGGAATACACCCGCATTGCGGCCTCCATCGATGGCCGGATTGGGCGTTCCTTCGTCACCGAAGGTGCGCTGGTCACCGCCAATCAATCGGCCGAGCTGGCTCAGATTACCCAGCTGGACCCGATTTATGTCGACATTCCGCGCTCTTCGGCCGAGGTGCTGGCGTTGCGTCAGGCGCTGGCCGAAGGGCGTTTGCAGCAGGCCGAATCCGGGCGAACCCAGGTGCGACTGATGCTGGAGGATGGTTCGGAATACAGCCACAGCGGTGAGCTGCAGTTCTCTGATGTCACGGTGGATCGCGACACCGGCAGCGTGACCCTGCGTGCGATTTTCCCCAATCCGGATCATCAGTTGCTGCCGGGCATGTACGTGCAGGCTCGTGTCACCGAAGGGGTGCAAACCCAGGCTTTGCTGGTGCCGCAACAGGGCGTAACCCGTGATCGGCAGGGCCAGGCGACGGCCTTGCGGGTCAACGCCGACGGCTCGGTGGAAAAGCGGGTGCTGCAGGCCGACAAAGCCATCGGCCAGTTCTGGCTGATCAGCGAGGGTCTGTCCGCCGGCGATCAGGTCATCGTCAATCAGCTGCAGCGCGTCAGCCCCGGCGATCAAGTCACTACCGAGGATGCCGGCATTCAGCCGTATGCCGCTGCCGGCGAGCAGGGCGCACGCCTGAGCGCGGCCACCGAGGCAAGCAATGGTTAA
- a CDS encoding efflux RND transporter permease subunit — protein MVNFFIDRPIFAWVIAIVIMLAGALALRSLPVERFPTVAPPSVEVRAQYPGASAQTLTNSVTQVIEQQMTGVDGLLYMGSSSDSTGNARITLTFEPGTDPDIAQVQVQNKLQLAEPRLPQAVQDQGVQVVKANSNFLMVLALISTDGRLDRTDLADFIATDLQDPIGRVTGVGTTQLFGAQYAMRIWLNPTRLTQYELTVGDVISAIEVQNAQVTVGQLGGLPAIQGQQLNATITAQTRLESADQFRRILIKTDSDGARVTLGDIARVELGAEDYSIESYYAGQPSSGMGINLAPGANALDTALRVRERIAELEAYFPEGVEVRFPYDTTPFVSTAIHEVYKTLFEAVLLVFLVMLLFLQNLRATLIPTLAVPVVLLGTFGVMAVAGFSINMLTMFGMVLAIGLLVDDAIVVVENVERVMHEEGLPPLEATRRSMGQITGALIGIGVVLSAVFVPMAFFPGSTGAIYRQFSLTIVTAMSLSVLVALVFTPALCATLLKPPQEEDHGPLKRWLGWFNRGMDKGTRGYQASVSHIAKRTGRYTLIYVAIIAVLGVLFMRLPTAFLPEEDQGLLLTQVVLPQGATQERTLKTVGEVGDYYAALDSVEGAFTIAGFGFAGRGQNVGLAFVNLKPWEERDPQTESAMAILDSTNEPFSKIKDGMAFAFNLPLVRGLGNATGFDLQLQDRGGIGHEALSEARDTLIKKANDSPILSKVRANGQEDTPQYRIDIDYQKARALSIPLAEIGQMLSVAWGSRYVNDFLDNGRVKRVYLQGDAPYRMLPEDFSHWYLRNSHGDMVPFSSIASGHWDYGSPRLERYNGVPAMQILGEPAEGYSSGQAMQEMEALVASLGPGIGFEWTGVSLQQQQSGSMAPYLYMISIIVVFLSLAALYESWSIPFAVILVVPLGVLGAVLAALSRDLTNDVFFQVGILTTIGLAAKNAILIVEFARDLQEQGRDMLSAVLEAARIRLRPILMTSMAFTLGVTPLALSSGAGAAARVAIGSAVFGGMLAATFLAIFFIPLFYLLVTRWAGRRNPTTQPVTAGS, from the coding sequence ATGGTTAATTTTTTCATCGATAGGCCCATCTTTGCCTGGGTTATCGCCATTGTGATCATGCTCGCTGGGGCCCTGGCCTTGCGCTCGTTGCCGGTCGAGCGTTTTCCCACGGTGGCGCCGCCATCGGTGGAGGTCCGGGCCCAGTACCCCGGGGCGTCAGCGCAGACCCTGACCAATTCGGTGACCCAGGTCATCGAGCAGCAAATGACCGGTGTCGACGGGCTGCTGTACATGGGCTCAAGCAGTGATTCCACCGGCAATGCCCGCATCACGCTGACCTTTGAGCCAGGCACCGACCCCGACATCGCGCAGGTCCAGGTCCAGAACAAGCTGCAGCTGGCCGAGCCACGTCTGCCGCAGGCCGTGCAGGACCAGGGTGTGCAGGTGGTCAAGGCCAACTCCAACTTCCTCATGGTGTTGGCGCTGATTTCAACCGACGGTCGCCTCGACCGCACCGACCTAGCTGATTTCATCGCCACCGATCTGCAGGACCCGATCGGACGTGTGACCGGCGTTGGCACCACCCAGCTGTTCGGTGCTCAGTACGCCATGCGCATCTGGCTTAATCCCACCCGGCTGACCCAGTACGAGCTCACCGTGGGCGATGTGATCTCGGCCATTGAAGTGCAGAACGCTCAGGTCACGGTCGGCCAGCTGGGTGGTCTGCCGGCGATTCAAGGGCAGCAGCTCAATGCCACCATCACGGCGCAAACCCGCCTGGAATCCGCAGACCAGTTCCGCCGCATTCTGATCAAGACCGACAGCGATGGCGCGCGTGTAACTCTCGGCGACATTGCCCGGGTGGAGCTGGGTGCCGAGGACTACAGCATCGAGTCCTACTATGCCGGCCAGCCTTCGTCCGGCATGGGGATCAATCTGGCGCCGGGGGCCAATGCACTGGACACCGCCCTGCGTGTGCGCGAGCGCATCGCCGAGCTGGAAGCCTACTTCCCCGAAGGGGTTGAGGTGCGTTTTCCCTACGACACCACGCCGTTTGTCAGCACCGCCATCCATGAGGTCTACAAGACTCTGTTCGAGGCTGTGCTGCTGGTCTTTTTGGTCATGTTGCTGTTCCTGCAGAACCTGCGCGCAACCCTGATTCCGACGCTGGCCGTGCCGGTGGTGTTGCTCGGCACCTTCGGCGTCATGGCGGTGGCCGGGTTTTCGATCAACATGCTGACCATGTTTGGCATGGTGCTGGCCATTGGTCTGCTGGTCGATGACGCCATTGTGGTGGTTGAGAATGTTGAGCGCGTCATGCATGAGGAAGGCCTGCCGCCGCTGGAGGCGACCCGCCGTTCCATGGGCCAGATCACCGGCGCCCTGATTGGTATTGGCGTGGTCCTTTCGGCCGTGTTCGTGCCAATGGCCTTCTTTCCAGGTTCCACCGGCGCGATCTATCGTCAGTTCTCCCTCACCATTGTCACCGCCATGTCCTTGTCGGTGCTGGTGGCGCTGGTGTTCACGCCGGCCCTTTGCGCAACCTTGCTGAAGCCGCCGCAGGAGGAAGATCACGGCCCGTTGAAACGCTGGTTGGGTTGGTTCAATCGTGGCATGGACAAAGGCACGCGTGGCTATCAGGCGTCGGTCAGCCATATCGCAAAGCGCACCGGCCGCTACACCCTGATTTATGTCGCGATTATCGCGGTACTGGGGGTTCTGTTCATGCGCTTGCCGACGGCGTTCCTGCCCGAGGAAGACCAGGGGCTGCTGCTGACCCAGGTGGTTTTGCCACAGGGTGCAACACAGGAACGCACGCTGAAAACCGTCGGAGAGGTGGGTGATTACTACGCCGCGCTGGACAGTGTCGAGGGCGCCTTCACCATCGCCGGGTTCGGCTTTGCCGGGCGTGGCCAGAATGTCGGCCTGGCCTTCGTCAATCTGAAGCCCTGGGAAGAGCGAGATCCGCAGACGGAAAGCGCCATGGCCATTCTGGATAGCACCAATGAGCCATTTTCCAAGATCAAGGACGGCATGGCCTTCGCGTTCAACCTGCCGCTGGTGCGAGGCCTGGGCAACGCCACCGGTTTTGATTTGCAGCTTCAGGACCGCGGTGGCATTGGGCATGAAGCGCTCAGTGAGGCGCGCGACACCCTGATCAAAAAGGCCAATGACAGTCCCATATTGTCCAAAGTGCGGGCCAACGGTCAGGAAGACACACCGCAATACCGCATCGATATCGACTACCAAAAAGCACGCGCGCTGAGCATCCCGCTGGCCGAGATCGGACAGATGCTGTCGGTGGCCTGGGGATCACGCTACGTCAATGATTTTCTCGACAATGGCCGCGTCAAACGCGTGTATTTGCAGGGTGATGCCCCGTACCGCATGTTGCCCGAGGATTTCAGTCACTGGTATCTGCGCAACAGCCATGGCGACATGGTGCCGTTCAGCAGCATTGCCAGCGGGCACTGGGATTACGGCTCGCCGCGACTGGAGCGCTACAACGGGGTGCCGGCGATGCAGATCCTGGGAGAGCCGGCTGAGGGCTACAGCTCCGGTCAGGCCATGCAGGAGATGGAAGCACTGGTGGCTTCGCTGGGGCCGGGCATCGGTTTCGAGTGGACCGGGGTGTCGTTGCAGCAGCAGCAATCAGGTTCCATGGCGCCGTACCTGTACATGATCTCGATCATCGTGGTGTTTCTGTCGCTGGCCGCCCTGTATGAAAGCTGGAGCATCCCGTTCGCGGTGATTCTGGTGGTGCCGCTGGGTGTGTTGGGCGCGGTGCTGGCGGCATTGAGTCGCGATCTGACCAACGACGTGTTTTTCCAGGTCGGAATTCTGACCACGATCGGTCTGGCGGCCAAGAACGCCATTCTGATTGTTGAATTCGCCCGCGATTTGCAGGAGCAGGGCAGAGATATGTTGTCAGCAGTGTTGGAGGCGGCACGCATACGCTTGCGCCCCATCCTGATGACCTCGATGGCGTTCACCTTGGGGGTAACCCCGCTCGCGCTGAGCTCCGGCGCGGGTGCCGCGGCCCGTGTGGCGATAGGCTCCGCGGTGTTTGGCGGGATGTTGGCCGCAACCTTTCTGGCCATTTTCTTCATCCCGCTGTTCTACCTCCTGGTGACCCGCTGGGCTGGCCGTCGAAACCCCACGACCCAGCCCGTTACCGCCGGCAGTTGA